Proteins co-encoded in one Anaerolineales bacterium genomic window:
- a CDS encoding DUF1667 domain-containing protein: protein MPGKKEFVCIACPIGCRLTVEITPDGNVKVSGNRCPKGEAYGREEVLSPKRVVTAVVRTDSPAFPCISVRTDQPLPRELIFDLIADLARRTVRLPAACGDVLIGNYRGSGVNVVLTRTLPPASPSGSLAPRPE, encoded by the coding sequence ATGCCCGGAAAAAAGGAGTTCGTCTGCATCGCCTGCCCAATCGGCTGCCGGCTAACGGTCGAGATAACTCCCGACGGCAACGTGAAGGTCAGCGGAAACCGTTGCCCGAAGGGCGAAGCCTACGGCCGCGAGGAGGTCCTTTCACCCAAGCGGGTGGTCACGGCCGTCGTGCGGACCGATTCGCCCGCCTTTCCGTGCATCTCCGTGCGCACCGATCAGCCCTTGCCGCGGGAGCTGATCTTTGATCTGATCGCGGACCTCGCCCGGCGGACGGTCCGCCTGCCGGCCGCATGCGGCGACGTGCTGATCGGGAATTACCGCGGCAGCGGGGTGAACGTCGTGCTCACCCGCACTTTGCCGCCCGCCTCTCCCTCCGGCTCCCTTGCCCCTCGCCCGGAGTGA
- a CDS encoding alpha/beta fold hydrolase has translation MKTLAGWTALACLISLVRLEHPIRIIPAPAEPYFEPGACLFPAPGDGRTECGFLTVPENRSEPEGRGVRLPVVIFKSHSENPEPDPVVFFDGGPGNSVLALAGLFAASPIRRNRDLILLEQRGNNGAEPSLDCPEVDRAILSNLSSAGTVEEETRRVAEAAGICRERLTSQVGIDLSQYHSAAAAADFEDLRRILGYEQWNLYGVSYGTRLAMFYMRDYPAHVRSVVLDSIYPPETDTYSQLVPQAIEVFGSLFDACAQDVRCREAYPCLEEHFYRLVEELNDDPVPLRAGAIDVLFNGDDLVATVFNALYDTSAVPLLPLLIEEIQQGNAGVLAPIVSGAVGQLTGINWGKYYSVECYEEWPFNPPEAVADSFARNPQISIFIPFAYDLGVCPVWNIGRAPDDADRPVASDLPTLILSGELDPITRPEFGRTAAESLGRAYRYEFPGQAHAISLSGCAQRMMLDFLDDPSVPPDEDCMADLARAPFIIAEDWHLTPALYRLNADLLGRPNPVHRGLLGFMLLFFLGEILLLPGNLIRALRRRSPASPAPARIARGLGLAVAVLGAAFWLGLAAAVGRILSDGFLMLGFGVPREYGWILALPRSAVLPAFGMAALAVPVWRCGYWTALVRVHYTLLTLAAWVFVFFTWYWGLMG, from the coding sequence CGGTTTCCTAACCGTGCCGGAGAATCGGAGCGAACCGGAGGGGCGCGGCGTACGCCTGCCGGTCGTGATTTTCAAAAGCCATTCCGAGAATCCCGAACCGGACCCGGTGGTGTTTTTCGACGGAGGACCGGGGAACAGCGTGCTCGCGCTGGCGGGCCTGTTCGCCGCCTCGCCGATCCGCCGGAACCGCGACCTGATCCTGCTCGAGCAGCGCGGCAACAACGGCGCGGAACCTTCGCTGGATTGCCCGGAGGTCGATCGGGCGATCCTTTCGAATTTATCGTCGGCCGGCACGGTGGAGGAGGAGACCCGCCGGGTGGCCGAAGCGGCGGGGATTTGCCGTGAAAGGCTGACATCGCAGGTCGGGATCGATCTCTCGCAGTATCACAGCGCCGCCGCGGCCGCCGATTTCGAGGATCTGCGCCGGATCCTCGGATACGAACAATGGAATCTGTACGGCGTATCCTACGGCACGCGCTTGGCGATGTTCTACATGCGGGATTACCCGGCGCACGTCCGCAGCGTGGTGCTGGATTCGATATATCCGCCGGAAACCGACACGTATTCCCAACTGGTGCCGCAAGCGATCGAGGTCTTCGGGAGCCTGTTCGATGCCTGCGCGCAGGATGTGCGATGCCGGGAGGCTTACCCCTGTCTGGAGGAGCATTTCTACCGGCTGGTGGAAGAACTCAACGATGATCCGGTTCCGTTGCGGGCCGGGGCCATCGACGTATTGTTCAACGGCGACGACCTGGTCGCAACCGTATTCAACGCCCTGTACGACACATCGGCGGTCCCCCTATTGCCGCTTCTGATCGAAGAAATTCAGCAGGGGAACGCGGGCGTCCTGGCCCCGATTGTCTCCGGCGCCGTCGGACAGCTGACCGGGATCAATTGGGGCAAATATTATTCGGTGGAATGCTACGAGGAGTGGCCCTTCAATCCGCCGGAAGCGGTCGCCGACAGTTTCGCGCGCAATCCGCAGATTTCGATCTTCATCCCCTTCGCCTACGACCTGGGAGTGTGCCCGGTTTGGAACATCGGCCGCGCGCCGGACGACGCCGACCGGCCGGTGGCGAGCGATCTGCCCACGCTGATCCTTTCCGGCGAGCTCGATCCCATCACGCGGCCGGAGTTCGGTCGGACGGCCGCAGAATCACTCGGCCGCGCCTACCGCTACGAGTTCCCCGGGCAGGCCCATGCCATCAGCCTCTCCGGATGCGCCCAGCGGATGATGTTGGATTTTCTGGATGATCCGTCCGTTCCTCCCGACGAGGATTGTATGGCGGACCTGGCACGGGCTCCCTTCATCATCGCCGAGGATTGGCATCTCACCCCCGCCCTCTACCGGCTGAACGCCGATTTGCTCGGACGACCCAACCCGGTCCACCGCGGCTTGCTGGGCTTCATGCTCCTGTTTTTCCTCGGCGAGATCCTTCTGCTGCCCGGCAACCTGATCCGTGCGCTCCGCCGCCGGAGCCCCGCTTCGCCGGCGCCGGCCCGGATCGCCCGCGGGCTGGGGCTGGCCGTCGCCGTTTTGGGGGCGGCCTTCTGGCTGGGTTTGGCCGCCGCCGTCGGCCGCATCCTTTCCGACGGATTTCTTATGCTTGGTTTCGGCGTGCCGCGGGAGTATGGGTGGATCCTCGCCCTTCCCCGATCGGCCGTCCTCCCGGCGTTCGGAATGGCGGCCTTGGCTGTGCCGGTGTGGCGGTGCGGTTATTGGACCGCATTGGTGCGCGTTCACTACACCCTCTTAACTTTGGCCGCGTGGGTATTTGTTTTTTTCACTTGGTATTGGGGTTTGATGGGGTGA